From the Trifolium pratense cultivar HEN17-A07 linkage group LG4, ARS_RC_1.1, whole genome shotgun sequence genome, the window attttaaaaaatattgctAGCACGTACTTCATTTGATCATTTGAAAAGCTAATGTTATCGACCGAATATGattttggattagcttatttttgagcttatgcaaacagtttatgtaatttttatgtattattataagtttgtcaaggtaatttatgataaaatagctcataaaaatacaattttctctAGTGTGAACtcataaaatagcataaaacctaatttatcttgcataaattatttgcataagttaaaaaataagctaattcaaacgggCATCAAACTAACTTTAGTATCTCTACTAAATATTGGACCGAGAAGTGGATTAGAGGATCAAATTGGTTAGGCCAAATAAGTTCAAAAGTAGCAAAGCCCAACCAAAATGATCTAGGAAGGCGAAACGCCGAGCCTACATGACGTGGCGGGACAGAATGATGTGGCGCCAAATATCTCTGTCGCGCCCAAAATATCTTCATCTTTCAGAAGGTTAATTACCTAACTTCGCGGGGAAGAAATCATCATCTTCTACCTCCTCCATGGCTTGGGGACGAAGGAAAGAATAATCACTCCTATCCTTGCGCTAGTTCGCCGGAGAAGACGGTGGAGGCCGAGACTCCAGGAGATCAATCTTGGGGAACAAGGAAATTGTAAACTATAAATAGCTCTGTACTTTCATCGTAAAGTTCATGTAATTTTTATTCAGTCTATACTTGACAAGTTCATGTAATATCATTCatatattatcaataatataacCCCTTTGAGTGTTCACCAGAACAAATATAATGTTAATGTTCATGATAAATCATTACCTTCACTCAAATGAAAGcatttttttaggcttaaatatcacattggtCCCTGTATGTACGtgcttttttggttttagtccatgtatcatattttttttttgttttagtccctgtatgtGTAAATCTTGTTAATTTTCGTCCCTCCCATTTGCATTTGTAGCTAATTGGTAGCTAATTAGCTACCAGTTAGCTACAAATGCAATCATTTTTTAACGGGAGGGacgaaaatcaacaagatttacacatacagggactaaaacaaaaaaaaatataacacagGGAGTAAAACCAAAAAAGcgcatatatatatagggacCAATGTGATAGATAAgcctttttttattaataaggGAGAGGGGGTTAAAGCCCTACAAGCGGTTTTTGAAGAGATTGGAATATAGTTTATGTGCGGTGTATGATGGACCACTTTCATAAGTGATTCACCGTAgactaataattaaaattattagaaattctGACGActgtcaataatattttataaaagtaaaaattaaaattacaactTCCTCTGTCTTTGCAGCTAAAACAATATGAAATATGATTTGTgtcattttaatataaattacatctttattttatgttgttttaatcaaaatcgtatcaattaaatcattattttaATCGTAATAATTAGGATGACCATTAACTTATACTTTCAAACAATAATGTATGTCGTcgttggaatttttttttttcaagtattGGTCTACGATGGATCACTTATATAAAAGTTCTATATTAGAATTTTTCATAGTTTTTGAGGATTACAAGATAGTTACCTCAATAGCTTTTGGGAATAGATAGTTATCTCAATACTAGTAGCATAGAAATTGAAAGTGTTAAATGAAATTGGATCTTATCTCACAAAATTACTCAAAAGGTGAGAGGCTACTCACATATTTATGCATTTAATAGTTCGGGAATCAAAGTAATGTGGAGATccaaacaaactccaacaacacaattatatattcaacacccactctCACGTCTAATGTGGGCTTGGTTCAATTacccacattgcagtccttaacctgACTCTAATACCATATTAAATGGACTTGGATGGTTGAAGTCGTTTGGAATCCTACATTGTTCATGTTCTCGGGCTGTTAAATGTATAAATGTGTTTGGACACCCTCACCTTTCGAGTTAGCTTTTGAGGATGATATCGAAGCTAATTTAAAATGGTATTAAAGCTGGGTTAAGTATTGCAATGTGAGAATTGGACAGAGGCCCACGCCAGGCGTGAGGATGAGTGTTGAAGTTGTTTTGGAGTATCACATTGCTCAGATTCCTGAACTGTTGAGTGTATAACCCTCACCCTTCGAGCTAatttttggggatgagatccaacTCCATTTAACAGAAAACACATTTAATtgttaaaaaagataaaagaaataaaatcgtTTTCAAGTTCCCATTATTAGCTAAAGTCACCATCACACTTGATTTAATATCAAGCAACAAGTTCAATAGTAGATTCATCTCTTCAAGCTACCAACTCAACTCATATCAACTAAATTTGAAAGTGACTTTCAAAAGTTGGCAATAAACATTTCCATCATCTtgtacaatttttctttttattatatgaCAAGCTAAAATCAAGTGAAAAATAATGCTAAACATTTTTGTATTCTTCCTAACCGATGATTCATGATTCATCGTTAAAAActtataagcaaatatttttttcgtgttaaaaaaaaaaaaaaacttagaagcaaattacaaagaaaattcaaatcaaaacaaatcatatgCCCAAGATTCTGAATCCGTGACCATTCTTGAGTTGTTGCTAAGAGGAGCATGAGCATCAAATTCTTGATTTCTTTTACCATTATTAACACcataatcatcatcattaatTAGCAAATTCAAGCTACTAATAAAGTCATCATCCCAAAATGCCATATTGTTGGCATTGTCCTCttccttgttattattattagtccATTCAAAATCAAGGAGATCATGAAGATCTTCAAGGAAATTAGTTGaatttgatgaagatgatgaagaagtgGATGAAGAGGTATTAGACACTATAATCTCATTAGGCTCTATCATTGGAACTTCATCAATACAAAATCCATCCATTAGCTCCATTGTGTCAAATGAGGGTATTATTGTaatatcatctttttctttgacTTCAATGATGGTTGATGACTCAATTGAAGTCTCTTGCTTCTCAATGTCCTCAATTTTAGATTCAAATTTGGTATCATTAATGTTAATTGTCAAAGGTTGTTGTTGGTTTTGTTGTTCTTTTTGTATTGGTTGTAGCTGTTGTTCTTCTATTGGTTGATTTTGGGTTTGATTATTAGTTGCATTAGTGGGTACTAGTGGTTTGTGACTTAGTGGTTTGTGACTTAGAGGATCAATTCCCATTTTCTTGAGCTTTTTCTTTATGTGAGTATtccaatgattttttatttcattatccGTTCTTCCTGGTAGATGAGAAGCAATTTTAGACCATctgtaaacaataaaaatattaattagtaaaaataatagTGATTTAAATGAAAACATTCAAAAGAACCTTAAAAGATTGTTGGTTCAAGTTTTGTGAATAGAACAATGAACAATTAGACAATGTTTTAGAAATCGAATTTACTAGGCCTTCACGTCATGATTCAACTCCTTTAAACCGTTTAAGCCAAATAGAAATCGTGGATAAGTTGTCTAAATAATTGAAACTATGGACAATATCGGGATCAAGATGTTTTAGTGTTCAACTGCAGGGTAAATAAAGTTGGccaaaaattatttctataagAAATCGAACTTCAACTTTTTTgaacaatatattttaaaggaAACTCATTATTCAATTtagtttttataatattattgtgATTAAAAGAACTTTATGATTTAAATAGATATAGAAATCATCCACATAACTTTATTTGAATTATGAGAGTTATtctaaaatattagaaaaaagaaagaaacaaagattTCATCATACTATTACTATATAAGGTCCATGCGTAATTCTTGCATCACTTCAAAGGAAGAATGACTTTATCGGCACTGAAAAGCTCCATCATCCAATGTCACGCAAGttaagaaaaaaagttatttttcttgataaactaggaaacaaaataaaaagaaaaaattattgtcCACAACTTTATTTTAaggataaaaaagaaaaataatgcaccaaacaatgaattggttcaagtCGTAAGAATTTTGGTCTTCTTAAGCATAATATTCGATTCCTGACTCAtgcgtatgaaaaaaaattggttgggAGGGAAAAACTCACCTTGTGTGCCCACGGGTTCCCtgacggagattagtcatcgtcAACGACAatgaaaacttcgtaccaaaATAATGgtaacaaagaaaaataaaaaacacgcACTCCtcctctctttttttattattagccTTCTAAATTTTTAGGGGAATGAGACTCGATAATTCAGAATTTTATTTTGAGATAAATATTATGTAAAATAAAACTACACTACACTATACTTTTGATTGAAGTTAAAGTTGACTGAAAATGAAAgtattattagaaaaataaaattaaatagagGACAAATTTGTCTAAATATTTTATACGTGTCTTCTCTAGGgaccacattttttttataccttaaaattctaaaatatactCCTACTAAACAATTTACAACTTGAAGGGCATGatttataaaactaaaaaaatcaagttaAGTTAGTGCCTTTGTTGTCATTTAAGTCATTTGTAAtctagtttattattttaaaaagaacAATGTAgcaattatttaatttaattaatcattagtaagaaaggaaaaataaacaTGTAGTAAAGTTAAAAAAAAGGTTGGTGAGTAGAAAGAACCTGTTTCCAAGTTGAGCATGAAGATCAATCAccattttttcttcatattctgATAAAAGTCCTCTCTTTAAATCTGGCCTCAAGTAATTTGTCCATCTAAGTCTACAACTTTTTCCACACCTTAATAGCCCTGCATGATGATTAGTCAcaattcatgaattttgttaaatttaaattcattaaagatAAAGTTGAACATAATGATACATCACTCCACTCATGTCTATGCAGCCATATAGGAAGAAAAAccaaaatgtaattttatttttgaaccaTTTTACAAATATTCATAACCAAAGCATAATATTTCAGCTTCATTCATTaagattaataattttttttttagga encodes:
- the LOC123920709 gene encoding transcription factor MYB20-like is translated as MGRQPCCDKVGLKKGPWTAEEDKRLINFILTNGQCCWRAVPKLAGLLRCGKSCRLRWTNYLRPDLKRGLLSEYEEKMVIDLHAQLGNRWSKIASHLPGRTDNEIKNHWNTHIKKKLKKMGIDPLSHKPLSHKPLVPTNATNNQTQNQPIEEQQLQPIQKEQQNQQQPLTININDTKFESKIEDIEKQETSIESSTIIEVKEKDDITIIPSFDTMELMDGFCIDEVPMIEPNEIIVSNTSSSTSSSSSSNSTNFLEDLHDLLDFEWTNNNNKEEDNANNMAFWDDDFISSLNLLINDDDYGVNNGKRNQEFDAHAPLSNNSRMVTDSESWAYDLF